Proteins encoded within one genomic window of Methanothrix harundinacea 6Ac:
- a CDS encoding tRNA(Ile)(2)-agmatinylcytidine synthase, whose product MITIGVDDTDSEYGLCTTYLAATMMARLGEIGEVRGPPRLVRLNPAVKFKTRGNAAVAFSLETDQPEEAKEVALQTVLELSDFSGPNTNPGLVVAEEVSADLSSFYRRALFEVLEVGEAEEIIEAYGLWSRAFKNRRGLIGALAAVGAEFSDWTYELLAYRRPERWGTPREIDEASVWRADELTYPRTWDTVDHHNQKVVFAPHSGDPVLFGIRGEGPEPLREALEAIGSEAYERAVIYRTNQGTDAHILPCKISEAAEDGSYRLRGVVAGGAKPIEGGHIFFPLEAEDGNSAINCAAFEPTKNFRDRVRALLPGDLIEVYGAVKRGTLNLEKMEVVALAEVKAPTAPLCPSCRRRMKSAGRGQGYRCRRCRTRAGGKVEAPIHREIELGFYEVPPSARRHLSKPLVRMREARVHPSR is encoded by the coding sequence ATGATCACCATAGGCGTAGACGATACCGATTCAGAATACGGCCTCTGCACCACCTACCTCGCCGCCACGATGATGGCGAGGCTCGGGGAGATCGGTGAGGTCCGGGGGCCCCCCAGGCTCGTGAGGCTCAACCCTGCCGTCAAGTTCAAGACGAGGGGGAACGCCGCCGTCGCCTTCTCCCTGGAGACCGACCAGCCGGAGGAGGCGAAGGAGGTCGCCCTCCAGACCGTCCTGGAGCTCTCCGACTTCTCGGGCCCCAATACCAACCCCGGCCTGGTGGTGGCGGAGGAGGTGTCGGCGGATCTCTCCTCCTTCTACCGGAGGGCGCTCTTCGAGGTTCTGGAGGTCGGCGAGGCGGAAGAGATCATCGAGGCCTACGGCCTCTGGTCCCGGGCCTTCAAGAACCGCCGGGGGCTGATCGGGGCCCTCGCCGCCGTCGGGGCGGAGTTCTCCGACTGGACCTATGAGCTCCTCGCCTACAGGCGGCCCGAGCGGTGGGGCACCCCCCGGGAGATCGACGAGGCGTCGGTCTGGAGGGCCGACGAGCTGACCTACCCGCGGACCTGGGACACCGTCGACCACCACAACCAAAAGGTGGTATTCGCCCCCCACTCCGGGGACCCCGTCCTCTTCGGGATCCGGGGGGAGGGGCCGGAGCCCCTCAGGGAGGCCCTGGAGGCGATCGGATCGGAGGCATACGAGAGGGCGGTCATCTACAGGACAAACCAGGGTACCGACGCCCACATCCTACCTTGCAAGATCTCGGAGGCCGCCGAGGACGGGAGCTATCGCCTCCGGGGCGTGGTCGCCGGGGGTGCGAAGCCGATCGAGGGGGGGCACATCTTCTTCCCCCTGGAGGCCGAGGACGGCAATAGCGCCATCAACTGCGCCGCCTTCGAGCCGACGAAGAACTTCAGGGATCGAGTGAGGGCCCTCCTCCCCGGAGATCTGATCGAGGTCTACGGCGCCGTCAAGAGGGGGACCCTGAACCTCGAGAAGATGGAGGTGGTGGCCCTCGCCGAGGTGAAGGCCCCGACGGCGCCCCTCTGCCCCTCCTGCAGACGGCGGATGAAGTCGGCAGGGCGGGGTCAAGGTTACCGGTGCAGGAGGTGCAGGACCAGGGCCGGGGGGAAGGTGGAGGCTCCGATCCATAGAGAGATCGAACTCGGGTTCTACGAGGTTCCTCCTTCTGCCAGGAGGCACCTATCGAAGCCCCTGGTGAGGATGAGGGAGGCGCGGGTTCATCCGAGCAGATGA
- a CDS encoding MBL fold metallo-hydrolase: protein MVEVHKVNGGGPVHEGNVYLIIDEVVALIDAGMDAEATMRNVEKLIDPAKIEFIILTHCHHDHTAGVPALKAATGAKVLIGEGEVCDLGDDIATGSYQYGEDPAEFGIDGTLEEGDVINLGEWALSVIRTPGHSPGSISLYEPRAKVLFSGDTLLPHGNIGRTRRSGEMVRELVRSVERLASLEVRVLYPGHMEPTDEVVGEQIKTSLEFARSIH, encoded by the coding sequence ATGGTGGAAGTGCATAAGGTTAACGGCGGCGGCCCGGTCCACGAGGGGAACGTATACCTGATCATAGACGAGGTGGTGGCCCTCATCGACGCCGGGATGGATGCCGAGGCGACGATGAGGAACGTCGAGAAGCTCATCGATCCCGCAAAGATTGAGTTCATCATCCTCACCCACTGTCACCACGACCACACCGCCGGGGTTCCGGCCCTCAAGGCGGCGACCGGCGCGAAGGTCCTGATCGGGGAGGGGGAGGTCTGCGACCTCGGCGACGACATCGCCACCGGCTCATACCAGTACGGAGAGGACCCGGCGGAGTTTGGAATCGACGGGACCCTGGAGGAGGGGGACGTGATCAACCTCGGGGAGTGGGCGCTCTCGGTCATCAGAACCCCGGGCCACTCGCCCGGCTCCATCTCTTTATACGAGCCGAGGGCGAAGGTCCTCTTCTCCGGGGACACCCTCCTCCCCCACGGAAACATCGGGAGGACCCGCCGGTCGGGGGAGATGGTCAGAGAGCTGGTCAGGTCTGTAGAGAGGCTGGCGTCCCTGGAGGTCCGGGTCCTCTACCCCGGCCACATGGAGCCGACGGACGAGGTCGTCGGCGAGCAGATCAAAACGAGCCTGGAGTTCGCCCGGTCGATCCACTGA
- the thiC gene encoding phosphomethylpyrimidine synthase ThiC: MTLIEDAKKGKTPPEVEAVARKEGVDPAALTRLVARGRVVIPRNARRDIRPTGIGETLTTKVNLNIGSSRGVADPAAEVEKAVVAMEAGADTVMDLSTGGDLDEMRRKILKAVEIPVGTVPIYQAEVAGDLTSQGLFDALERQAKDGVDFVTVHVGVNLNSFERLKRSHRIMGVVSRGGSLTLKYMSETGEENPYYAEFDHLLEIAREHELTLSLGDGLRPGCIEDASDRAKYMEFIMLGELVDRARRAGVQAMVEGPGHVPADEIETSVKAMKYVTDGAPLYLLGPIVTDVAPGYDHITAAIGGVIAGMSGADFLCATTPSEHLDLPTKEDIFEGTIVTRIAAHAADLAKAGVKDRARLWDRKMAAARRDLDWPSQFDLAINPAIAREIRHRRGVEVDTCTMCNELCAIRLAREAMEREAEKATRKTKEREG, encoded by the coding sequence ATGACTCTCATCGAAGACGCTAAGAAGGGGAAGACCCCCCCCGAGGTCGAGGCCGTCGCCCGGAAGGAGGGGGTCGACCCCGCCGCCCTCACCCGCCTTGTAGCCCGGGGGAGGGTGGTGATCCCGAGGAACGCCCGGCGCGATATCAGACCGACCGGGATCGGCGAGACCCTCACCACCAAGGTGAACCTCAATATCGGCTCGTCCCGGGGGGTCGCCGACCCCGCCGCCGAGGTGGAGAAGGCCGTCGTGGCGATGGAGGCGGGGGCCGACACCGTGATGGACCTCTCGACCGGCGGCGACCTGGACGAGATGAGGCGGAAAATCCTCAAGGCCGTCGAGATCCCCGTCGGGACCGTCCCCATATACCAGGCGGAGGTGGCGGGAGATCTGACGAGCCAGGGGCTCTTCGACGCCCTGGAGCGGCAGGCGAAGGACGGCGTCGACTTCGTCACCGTCCACGTCGGGGTCAACTTGAACTCCTTCGAGCGGCTGAAGAGGAGCCACCGGATCATGGGCGTCGTCAGCCGCGGGGGATCCCTCACCCTCAAGTACATGAGCGAGACGGGGGAGGAGAACCCCTACTATGCCGAGTTCGACCACCTCCTGGAGATAGCCCGGGAGCACGAGCTGACTTTGAGTTTGGGCGACGGCCTCCGCCCTGGCTGCATCGAGGACGCCAGCGACCGGGCGAAGTACATGGAGTTCATCATGCTGGGCGAGCTCGTCGACCGGGCGAGGAGGGCGGGGGTCCAGGCGATGGTGGAGGGGCCGGGGCACGTCCCCGCCGACGAGATCGAGACGAGCGTAAAGGCGATGAAGTACGTCACCGACGGCGCCCCCCTCTACCTCCTCGGGCCGATCGTCACCGACGTAGCCCCCGGATACGACCACATCACCGCCGCCATCGGGGGGGTGATCGCCGGGATGAGCGGCGCCGACTTCCTCTGCGCGACGACCCCCAGCGAGCACCTGGACCTCCCCACCAAAGAGGACATCTTCGAGGGGACGATCGTCACCAGGATCGCCGCCCACGCTGCGGACCTGGCGAAGGCGGGGGTCAAAGATAGAGCCCGCCTCTGGGACCGGAAGATGGCCGCAGCCCGACGGGACCTGGACTGGCCCTCCCAGTTCGACCTCGCCATAAACCCCGCCATCGCTCGAGAGATCCGCCACCGAAGAGGCGTCGAGGTCGACACCTGCACCATGTGCAACGAGCTGTGCGCCATCAGGCTCGCCCGGGAGGCGATGGAGCGGGAAGCGGAGAAGGCGACGAGGAAGACGAAAGAGAGAGAGGGCTAG
- a CDS encoding AraC family transcriptional regulator translates to MPTYDIEIKSVPALRVASLWGKGLPFAVTIPKAYEELAAWMAKKSIPALSGSPMGLALYYDDPASVAPEEVRFKVAMPVAAETPEFAEGGAAVEVLPEAEVAYLTVRGPYTNLEDAYSQLYGWVFSNGFQPADAAREVYVRWSESMPPEEWVTEIQVPVGR, encoded by the coding sequence ATGCCAACATACGATATCGAGATCAAGAGCGTCCCCGCCCTGCGGGTGGCCAGCCTCTGGGGAAAGGGCCTCCCCTTCGCCGTAACAATCCCGAAGGCCTACGAGGAGCTGGCGGCCTGGATGGCGAAAAAGTCGATCCCCGCTCTATCGGGCTCGCCGATGGGCCTCGCCCTCTACTACGACGACCCCGCCTCCGTCGCCCCCGAGGAGGTGCGGTTCAAGGTGGCGATGCCGGTGGCGGCGGAGACGCCCGAGTTCGCCGAGGGCGGGGCGGCGGTGGAGGTGCTGCCAGAAGCGGAGGTGGCCTATCTCACCGTCCGTGGGCCCTACACCAACCTCGAAGACGCCTACAGCCAGCTCTACGGCTGGGTCTTCTCAAACGGCTTTCAGCCTGCGGACGCCGCCCGGGAGGTCTACGTCCGGTGGAGCGAATCGATGCCGCCGGAGGAGTGGGTGACGGAGATCCAGGTGCCGGTGGGGAGGTAG
- a CDS encoding AbrB/MazE/SpoVT family DNA-binding domain-containing protein, with amino-acid sequence MRGYTTVVRVFSGGKVTIPKSIRDAMRLQDGDLVEITIRIVEEDQDRETAKPPA; translated from the coding sequence ATGAGAGGATACACGACCGTAGTACGTGTTTTTAGTGGTGGAAAAGTGACCATTCCAAAATCCATACGCGACGCCATGAGGCTTCAAGACGGCGACCTGGTGGAGATCACTATCAGGATAGTAGAAGAGGATCAAGACAGGGAGACTGCGAAGCCCCCTGCCTGA
- a CDS encoding phosphoribulokinase, with the protein MASSLAERLKGSGRVFVVAVAGDSGSGKTTLSRGIRRLLGEEAVSTFSMDDYHSLDREERRVRGMTPLNPEANRLDLLAEHLRSLRLGETIAKPVYDHSVGEFREPVPFRSGPVLILEGLHPLYTQKLRREVDFGIFVDPSRAVKRRWKIRRDCGDRGYQRDLVMAEILAREPDYKLYVDVQKVYAEAVVKIDDTRLGAPSFLEDPGERYSVRLIQEVLEAGPSAVDLKIDLSALFSLPDGEFSISFQRDDYYGKRVSVLTVDGELHRSMVEGVEAKLKSLAGSTAPICDRAGGDRVTSTGMAQLLLSWRLLEKLQLHLDKA; encoded by the coding sequence GTGGCGTCCAGTTTGGCTGAGAGGCTGAAGGGGTCAGGCCGGGTCTTCGTGGTAGCGGTGGCGGGGGACAGCGGCTCCGGAAAGACCACCCTATCCCGGGGTATCCGGAGGCTCCTCGGCGAGGAGGCGGTCTCCACCTTCAGCATGGACGACTACCACAGCCTCGACCGGGAGGAGCGGCGGGTCCGGGGGATGACCCCCCTGAACCCGGAGGCGAACCGCCTCGACCTCCTCGCCGAGCACCTCCGGTCCTTGCGGTTGGGCGAGACTATCGCAAAGCCCGTCTACGACCACTCGGTGGGAGAATTTCGGGAACCCGTCCCCTTCCGGTCGGGGCCAGTCCTGATCCTCGAGGGGCTCCACCCTCTTTACACCCAGAAGCTCCGGCGGGAGGTCGACTTTGGGATCTTCGTCGACCCGAGCCGGGCGGTGAAGAGGCGGTGGAAGATCCGGAGGGACTGCGGCGATAGGGGCTACCAGCGGGATCTGGTGATGGCCGAGATCCTCGCCCGGGAGCCGGACTACAAGCTCTACGTCGACGTCCAGAAGGTCTACGCCGAGGCGGTCGTCAAGATCGACGATACGCGGCTTGGGGCGCCATCCTTCTTGGAGGACCCCGGCGAGAGGTACTCCGTCAGGCTGATCCAGGAGGTTCTGGAGGCCGGGCCGTCGGCGGTGGACCTGAAAATCGACCTCTCCGCCCTCTTCAGCCTCCCTGATGGGGAGTTCTCCATATCCTTCCAGAGGGACGACTACTACGGCAAGAGGGTGAGCGTCCTGACCGTCGACGGCGAGCTCCACCGCTCGATGGTGGAGGGGGTGGAGGCGAAGCTCAAGAGCCTCGCCGGCTCGACGGCGCCGATCTGCGACCGGGCCGGAGGCGACCGGGTCACCTCCACCGGGATGGCTCAGCTCCTCCTCTCCTGGCGGCTCCTGGAGAAGCTTCAGCTCCATCTGGATAAGGCTTAG
- the tmk gene encoding dTMP kinase has product MRGILITFEGIDGSGKSTALAGVARMASEGELAVEGRRFLFTAEPTYGDEGRLLRERLRGPAAEGGGAAAMRAGQMEELFLFMADHARHLAETVIPALEGGMVVVSDRYSDSRAAYQGATLREVFSDPMERVRELHRPWSVVPDRTILFSIDPALAVERCLSRGEADPSAPKGPEKFEREEFLRLVAENFKTLARLEPRRFVVIDASRPIAEVLAETVEALAEVLAEG; this is encoded by the coding sequence ATGAGGGGAATTCTGATCACCTTCGAGGGGATAGACGGAAGCGGCAAGTCGACGGCCCTCGCCGGCGTCGCCCGCATGGCATCAGAAGGGGAGCTGGCCGTGGAAGGGAGGCGATTTCTCTTCACCGCCGAGCCGACTTATGGAGATGAGGGGCGGCTTCTGCGAGAGAGGCTGAGGGGTCCAGCGGCCGAGGGCGGCGGGGCGGCGGCGATGAGGGCGGGGCAGATGGAGGAGCTCTTCCTCTTCATGGCCGACCACGCCCGCCACCTGGCGGAGACGGTGATCCCCGCCTTGGAGGGGGGGATGGTCGTGGTATCCGACCGGTACTCCGACTCCCGGGCTGCCTACCAGGGCGCCACCCTCCGGGAGGTCTTCTCTGACCCTATGGAGCGGGTGCGAGAGCTCCACCGCCCCTGGAGCGTCGTCCCCGATAGGACGATCCTCTTCTCCATCGACCCCGCCCTGGCGGTGGAGAGGTGCCTCTCCCGGGGGGAGGCCGACCCCTCGGCGCCGAAGGGGCCCGAGAAGTTCGAGCGGGAGGAGTTCCTCCGGCTAGTGGCAGAGAACTTCAAGACCCTGGCCCGGCTGGAGCCCCGGAGGTTCGTCGTCATCGACGCCTCCCGCCCCATCGCCGAGGTCCTCGCCGAGACGGTTGAGGCCCTCGCCGAGGTCCTCGCCGAAGGCTGA
- a CDS encoding rubrerythrin family protein, giving the protein MSDSEDALKEAFAGEAQANRKYLAFAEKADQEGYPQAARLFRAAAEAEAVHAINHLRAMNAVKTTKENLREAIAGETHEFKEMYPGMIGAAQAEGDRAAERAFRYANDVEEIHARLYHEMMESLEPRKGESFPYYVCPVCGMTAEREPPERCPVCGVKGDRFRRID; this is encoded by the coding sequence ATGTCCGACTCAGAAGATGCCCTGAAGGAGGCCTTCGCCGGGGAGGCCCAGGCGAACCGCAAGTACCTCGCCTTCGCCGAGAAGGCGGACCAGGAGGGCTACCCCCAGGCAGCCAGGCTCTTTCGCGCCGCCGCCGAGGCGGAGGCGGTCCATGCAATAAATCACCTCCGGGCGATGAACGCCGTCAAGACGACGAAGGAGAACCTGAGGGAGGCGATCGCGGGAGAGACCCACGAGTTCAAGGAGATGTACCCCGGGATGATCGGAGCCGCCCAGGCCGAAGGAGACCGGGCCGCCGAGAGGGCGTTCCGATACGCCAACGACGTCGAGGAGATCCACGCGCGGCTCTACCACGAGATGATGGAGAGCCTCGAGCCCCGGAAGGGGGAGAGCTTCCCCTACTACGTCTGTCCCGTCTGCGGCATGACGGCGGAGCGGGAGCCTCCCGAGAGGTGTCCTGTCTGCGGCGTCAAGGGGGATAGGTTCAGGAGGATCGACTGA
- a CDS encoding 6-hydroxymethylpterin diphosphokinase MptE-like protein: MQFSEWVPIYAEILADFGFTREEDEGAALLLQSLLLGREGDLSIKELASMIRGRKVLVCGNGPSLPRGLAEALGGGEGSPEPLKRSDLVIIAADGATTPILAAGALPDVIVTDLDGFLPDILASNRRGSAAVVHAHGDNLAALKEYVPRLTRVLATTQSRPLEGVYNFGGFTDGDRAVFLARRFGAGEIHLVGFDFDDPTVTAKKKKKLAWARRLVAMALEGRPDPAD; this comes from the coding sequence ATGCAGTTCTCGGAGTGGGTGCCGATCTACGCGGAGATCCTGGCGGATTTCGGCTTCACCAGGGAGGAGGACGAGGGGGCGGCCCTGCTCCTCCAGAGCCTCCTTCTGGGCCGCGAGGGCGACCTCTCCATAAAGGAGCTCGCCTCGATGATCCGCGGGAGGAAGGTCCTGGTCTGCGGGAACGGGCCGAGCCTCCCCCGAGGGCTGGCGGAGGCCCTGGGAGGAGGAGAAGGGTCGCCGGAGCCGTTGAAGCGGAGCGATCTCGTCATCATAGCCGCCGACGGGGCGACGACCCCTATCCTCGCGGCCGGGGCCCTCCCGGACGTCATCGTCACCGACCTCGACGGCTTTCTCCCCGACATCCTCGCCTCAAACCGCCGGGGCTCGGCGGCGGTGGTCCATGCCCACGGGGACAACCTGGCGGCCCTGAAAGAGTATGTCCCGAGGCTCACCAGAGTCCTCGCCACCACCCAGTCGCGCCCCCTGGAGGGGGTATACAACTTCGGCGGCTTCACCGACGGGGATCGGGCGGTCTTCCTCGCCCGACGGTTCGGGGCCGGGGAGATCCATCTCGTGGGATTCGACTTCGACGACCCCACCGTTACGGCGAAGAAGAAGAAGAAGCTGGCTTGGGCGAGGCGGCTGGTGGCGATGGCCCTGGAGGGCAGGCCGGATCCCGCCGATTAG
- a CDS encoding manganese-dependent inorganic pyrophosphatase: MFHLADNVYVVGHKSPDTDSVAAAISYANLKNQLGTPEIYVPAAAGTINSETKFVLDHFSVPVPETITDGKGKKIVLVDHNEVGQAVENIKEATIFEVIDHHKIGDITTPNPIFFHNEPVGSTATIVSAMYDQYKVPISKEMAGVMMSAILSDTVLFKSPTCTPKDKDEVAKLAKITGEDFQQYGIAMLTAKSDISSKTAMEIVKGDYKHFDFAGTKAGVGQIEVMDLSVLVPRKKEILETMEKVRKDEGLSFVLIMLTDVMKEASDLLFVGSPVDKFEKAFEGKMENNAIYKKGVLSRKKQVIPPLEAAFK, encoded by the coding sequence GTGTTTCATCTGGCTGATAACGTCTACGTGGTTGGCCACAAAAGTCCAGACACTGACTCTGTAGCTGCGGCTATATCCTACGCGAACCTGAAGAACCAGCTCGGAACTCCGGAGATATACGTGCCGGCGGCGGCGGGAACGATCAACAGCGAGACGAAGTTCGTCCTCGACCACTTCAGCGTCCCGGTGCCGGAGACGATCACCGACGGCAAGGGGAAGAAGATCGTCCTGGTAGACCACAACGAGGTCGGACAGGCGGTGGAGAACATCAAGGAGGCGACGATCTTCGAGGTCATAGACCACCACAAGATCGGCGACATCACGACCCCTAACCCCATCTTCTTCCACAACGAGCCCGTCGGGAGCACCGCGACGATAGTCTCGGCGATGTACGACCAGTACAAGGTCCCCATCTCCAAGGAGATGGCGGGAGTGATGATGTCTGCCATCCTCAGCGACACCGTCCTCTTCAAGTCCCCCACCTGCACCCCCAAGGACAAGGATGAGGTGGCGAAGCTCGCCAAGATCACCGGCGAGGACTTCCAGCAGTATGGGATCGCGATGCTCACCGCGAAGAGCGACATCTCCTCCAAGACCGCCATGGAGATCGTGAAGGGCGACTACAAGCACTTCGACTTCGCCGGGACGAAGGCCGGAGTCGGCCAGATCGAGGTGATGGACCTCTCGGTCCTCGTCCCCAGGAAGAAGGAGATCCTGGAGACGATGGAGAAGGTGAGGAAGGACGAGGGGCTCAGCTTCGTCCTGATCATGCTCACCGATGTGATGAAGGAGGCGAGCGACCTCCTCTTCGTCGGATCCCCCGTCGATAAGTTCGAGAAGGCCTTCGAAGGGAAGATGGAGAACAACGCCATCTACAAGAAGGGGGTCTTGTCGAGGAAGAAGCAGGTCATACCGCCCCTGGAAGCGGCCTTCAAGTGA
- a CDS encoding TIGR00296 family protein produces MLTIDEGRRAVHLAREALTAYVDRRERIAPEDLPPAFSEKAGVFVTLHKAGELRGCIGYPEPVMDLGVAIVDSAINAGVNDPRFPRVGREELSRIEIEVTVLSPPRPYSVRNRDLPGAVQVGRHGIIVRRGIWSGLLLPQVATEWGFDATDFLCQTCIKAGLPPDSWIDEETEVLFFEGQAFAEASPGGAVVERDLEGCS; encoded by the coding sequence ATGCTGACGATCGATGAGGGGAGGCGGGCCGTCCATCTCGCGAGGGAGGCCCTGACGGCTTACGTTGATCGGAGGGAGAGGATAGCTCCGGAGGATCTCCCTCCAGCCTTCAGCGAGAAGGCCGGGGTCTTCGTCACCCTCCACAAGGCCGGGGAGCTCCGGGGCTGCATCGGCTACCCGGAGCCGGTGATGGATCTGGGGGTTGCCATAGTCGACTCGGCGATCAACGCCGGGGTGAACGACCCGAGGTTTCCCCGGGTCGGGCGAGAAGAGCTTTCGCGGATCGAGATCGAGGTGACGGTCCTATCGCCGCCGAGGCCCTACTCCGTAAGAAATAGAGATCTACCAGGGGCGGTCCAGGTAGGGCGCCACGGCATCATCGTCCGGCGGGGGATCTGGTCGGGGCTCCTCCTCCCCCAGGTGGCGACGGAGTGGGGCTTCGACGCGACGGACTTTCTATGCCAGACCTGCATCAAGGCGGGCCTCCCCCCCGACTCCTGGATCGACGAGGAGACGGAGGTCCTCTTCTTCGAGGGGCAGGCCTTCGCCGAGGCCTCCCCCGGAGGCGCGGTGGTGGAGAGGGATCTTGAGGGCTGCTCCTGA
- a CDS encoding protein-S-isoprenylcysteine O-methyltransferase, translating to MLDDIFDLVYLIGFGAASAIRLLWLRRTDHWWRRREMVALNRERRQDRPLMLLTAAGMIVVPFLYLFTTRLDFADYTLPPTLSLVAGSLGAALFLQALILLWRSHADLAKSFSPGLQIRKGHLLVTTGVYERIRHPMYAAHLLWATAQLLLLQNAIAGPAFLVASLPLYAARIPREEEMMLDQFGEEYRRYSERTGRVVPRWRG from the coding sequence ATGCTCGACGACATCTTCGACCTCGTCTATCTCATCGGGTTTGGGGCGGCCTCCGCCATCCGGCTCCTTTGGCTTCGGAGGACCGATCACTGGTGGCGGAGGCGGGAGATGGTGGCTTTAAACCGGGAGAGGAGGCAGGACCGGCCCCTCATGCTCCTCACGGCCGCCGGGATGATCGTCGTCCCCTTCCTCTACCTCTTCACGACGAGGCTCGACTTCGCCGACTACACCCTGCCGCCCACATTGAGCCTCGTGGCGGGTTCCCTCGGCGCCGCCCTCTTCCTCCAGGCCCTCATCCTTCTGTGGCGGTCCCACGCCGACCTCGCGAAGAGCTTCTCGCCGGGGCTCCAGATCCGAAAGGGCCACCTCCTCGTCACCACCGGCGTCTACGAGCGGATCCGCCACCCCATGTACGCCGCCCACCTCCTCTGGGCGACGGCTCAGCTCCTCCTCCTCCAGAACGCGATCGCCGGCCCCGCCTTCCTGGTGGCGTCCCTCCCGTTATACGCCGCCCGGATCCCCCGGGAGGAGGAGATGATGCTGGATCAATTCGGCGAGGAGTATCGGCGGTATTCGGAGCGGACGGGGCGGGTGGTGCCGCGGTGGAGGGGATAG
- a CDS encoding 4Fe-4S binding protein produces MKPEIYKGMPAVFKRKDGKFEIKILVTGGMLSPGQVRRIGEVAEKYGGEVHITVRQELSILGVPEERLDLALQDLAEAGLAPGSAGMTFRNVVSCLGSDYCFKAAAETTSLAKEVAEAFTGEKTPGPLKVGIGGCPFPCTRPQFNEIGIMGRVRPEMDTEKCTGCERCVAVCKVGAASVVDGKAVIDYDKCIMCGRCVVNCPGGARYSAEDGYMLFVGGRGSWPPFEGWILRDFVGREEILPLIGRILEVYGAGAKPGMRLREFIKTIGFEEFRRRVASADADQGR; encoded by the coding sequence TTGAAGCCGGAGATTTACAAAGGGATGCCTGCGGTATTCAAGAGGAAGGACGGGAAGTTCGAGATAAAGATCCTGGTGACCGGGGGGATGCTCTCCCCCGGGCAGGTGAGGCGGATCGGAGAGGTCGCCGAGAAGTACGGCGGCGAGGTTCACATAACCGTGCGGCAGGAGCTCTCCATCCTGGGGGTCCCCGAGGAGCGGCTCGACCTCGCCCTCCAGGATCTCGCGGAGGCGGGGCTCGCCCCGGGATCGGCGGGGATGACCTTCAGGAACGTCGTCTCCTGCCTTGGGTCCGACTACTGCTTCAAGGCCGCGGCTGAGACGACCTCCCTGGCGAAGGAGGTCGCGGAGGCTTTTACCGGGGAGAAGACCCCCGGCCCTCTGAAGGTCGGGATCGGAGGGTGTCCCTTCCCCTGCACCAGGCCCCAGTTCAACGAGATAGGGATCATGGGTCGGGTGCGGCCGGAGATGGACACCGAGAAGTGCACCGGGTGTGAGAGGTGCGTTGCGGTCTGCAAGGTGGGAGCTGCCTCCGTCGTCGACGGCAAGGCGGTCATAGATTACGACAAGTGCATCATGTGCGGCCGATGCGTAGTGAACTGTCCCGGGGGGGCCCGGTACTCCGCCGAGGACGGCTACATGCTCTTCGTCGGGGGTCGCGGAAGCTGGCCCCCCTTCGAGGGTTGGATCCTCCGCGACTTCGTCGGCAGGGAGGAGATCCTCCCCCTCATAGGGCGGATCCTGGAGGTCTACGGGGCTGGCGCCAAGCCCGGAATGAGGCTTCGTGAGTTCATCAAGACGATCGGGTTTGAGGAGTTTCGGCGGCGGGTAGCCTCCGCCGATGCCGATCAGGGCCGATGA